Proteins found in one Vallitalea guaymasensis genomic segment:
- the pelG gene encoding exopolysaccharide Pel transporter PelG — protein MAGIGFQLKKLFSDKGYLYKLRAYFFSTIVTTGPIIMCTCLIVFIQLFMNVVKLPYIQKQLIIGSIVYPFVFSQIITSVFSMVITRYVSDLLYKKEYNKINASFMGVITLSLIIGGVLGFAFYARSPLHIRYKIPPYILFMELIILWLQTVYLSAFRDYMRIVKGFLYGILIIVITIYICLSVLQLDVTMSILIGMDVGFFVIVSMLTYYIIKYFNKLGKDYFVFIKYIDKYASLIYISFFYTLGIYGHNFLFWRSNLGVTIFETYVFAPVYDVAVFYAFLTVLPATVIFVVNVETSFYDRYKEYYSLITTNGNGMKISKARDKMIYVLWQEIRKLIEIQFFISLLCMILGNIFLPYVGVTGLSLNIFIILSLGSFCCFMMFFIMLILLYFEDRKGAAMVISFFFIGNILLTQVSIRLGEVYYGFGFFIASILGFAIAVTRLTNYLNEIDYHTFCSQPVIARENSGVFHRIVKVLYKDDTEE, from the coding sequence ATGGCAGGAATAGGGTTTCAACTGAAGAAACTGTTTAGTGACAAAGGATATTTATATAAACTTAGAGCATATTTTTTCTCAACCATTGTTACAACAGGACCGATTATTATGTGTACATGCCTTATTGTGTTTATACAACTGTTTATGAATGTAGTTAAGCTACCTTATATACAAAAACAATTGATTATAGGGTCAATAGTATATCCTTTTGTTTTTTCACAGATTATTACCAGTGTTTTCTCTATGGTCATAACAAGGTATGTATCCGATTTATTATATAAAAAAGAATATAATAAGATAAATGCTTCTTTTATGGGGGTTATAACTCTTTCGTTAATTATTGGAGGAGTTTTGGGATTTGCCTTTTATGCAAGATCTCCTCTTCATATTAGATATAAGATTCCACCTTATATTCTATTTATGGAACTTATTATCCTATGGTTACAGACAGTGTACTTGTCTGCTTTTAGGGATTATATGAGAATTGTTAAGGGATTCCTATATGGAATTTTAATTATTGTAATAACTATCTATATTTGTCTTAGTGTACTGCAGTTGGACGTGACCATGTCCATATTGATTGGGATGGACGTAGGTTTTTTTGTGATAGTATCCATGTTGACATATTATATCATCAAATATTTTAATAAACTTGGTAAGGATTATTTTGTATTCATTAAATATATAGATAAATATGCTTCATTAATATATATTTCATTTTTTTATACATTGGGTATATATGGACATAATTTTTTGTTTTGGAGAAGTAATCTAGGTGTAACTATTTTTGAAACATATGTCTTTGCACCAGTATATGATGTAGCTGTCTTCTATGCTTTTCTAACGGTATTACCAGCTACGGTTATATTTGTTGTCAATGTAGAGACATCTTTTTACGATAGGTATAAGGAGTACTATAGTCTAATTACCACAAATGGTAATGGTATGAAAATTTCAAAAGCAAGAGATAAAATGATTTATGTTCTCTGGCAGGAGATAAGAAAATTAATTGAAATACAGTTTTTTATATCTCTTCTTTGTATGATTTTAGGAAATATCTTCCTCCCTTATGTGGGTGTTACAGGTTTATCATTGAATATTTTCATTATATTATCATTAGGTTCATTTTGCTGTTTTATGATGTTTTTTATTATGCTTATCCTGTTATATTTTGAAGATAGAAAAGGTGCCGCAATGGTTATATCCTTTTTCTTTATTGGGAACATTCTATTGACTCAGGTTTCCATAAGGTTAGGGGAGGTCTATTATGGTTTTGGGTTTTTTATTGCATCCATATTGGGATTTGCAATAGCAGTAACAAGATTAACCAACTATTTGAATGAAATTGATTATCATACATTTTGTTCACAGCCAGTAATAGCAAGAGAGAATTCTGGTGTATTTCATAGGATTGTAAAAGTATTATATAAAGATGATACAGAAGAATAA
- a CDS encoding 5-formyltetrahydrofolate cyclo-ligase: MIKKEIRESYLDKRSKMSKDDVINKSKSIYNKIINSRVYKECYDLFIYVSNFNEVDTLEIIKKAWDDNKLVAVPKVEEKGIIKFYYINSMKDLKRGKFNILEPKTLIEGVPTGKSLFVMPGVAFDKSKNRIGFGGGYYDRYLFKFRKAFNIVAICYDYQLLDSVPSDVYDVKPDYIFTESQEI; the protein is encoded by the coding sequence ATGATTAAAAAAGAAATAAGAGAAAGCTATTTAGATAAAAGAAGTAAAATGTCTAAGGATGATGTTATTAATAAAAGCAAGTCAATATATAATAAAATAATAAATAGCAGAGTATACAAAGAATGTTATGATCTATTCATATATGTAAGTAACTTCAATGAAGTAGATACTCTAGAAATAATAAAAAAAGCTTGGGATGATAATAAATTAGTTGCAGTTCCAAAAGTTGAAGAGAAGGGCATTATCAAATTTTACTATATTAACTCGATGAAGGATTTGAAAAGAGGTAAATTCAACATATTGGAACCAAAAACTTTGATTGAAGGTGTACCAACAGGGAAATCCTTATTCGTTATGCCTGGTGTAGCTTTTGATAAATCTAAAAATAGAATTGGTTTTGGTGGAGGCTATTATGATAGATATCTATTCAAGTTTAGAAAAGCATTTAATATAGTAGCTATATGTTATGATTATCAGCTATTGGATAGTGTTCCATCCGATGTTTATGATGTAAAGCCAGATTATATTTTTACTGAATCCCAAGAGATTTAA
- a CDS encoding glutamate-5-semialdehyde dehydrogenase — MEELNIKGQRAKKASYVLSGLSSIDKNKGLKAVADALLLNEKAIIEANKIDVLNAEKNGIKGSLVDRLTLDSKRIKSMAEGIEQIIQLDDPIGEVMWMKKRPNDLEIGKKIVPLGVIGIIYEARPNVTVDAFALCFKTGNAVILRGGKEAINSNLKIIEIIKNALVSADMPSDAVSLIEDTSRETATNMMRLNEYLDVLIPRGGAGLIQAVVNNSTVPVIETGVGNCHIFVDKEANLEMAKDILVNAKTQRPGVCNACESLVVHGDVAKEFLPMACKALREHNVTIVGDNIAKSIVTDIEEASEEDYRTEYLDYKISVKVVNDIDEAINHINKNNTKHSESIITENYTNARRFLNEIDAAAVYVNASTRFTDGFEFGFGAEIGISTQKLHARGPMGLRELTTTKYVIYGNGQVRN; from the coding sequence ATGGAAGAATTAAATATCAAAGGGCAAAGAGCCAAAAAAGCCAGTTATGTTTTATCTGGACTTTCTTCAATTGATAAAAACAAAGGCTTGAAGGCTGTTGCTGATGCTTTATTATTAAATGAAAAAGCTATCATTGAGGCTAATAAGATTGATGTGCTTAATGCAGAGAAAAATGGTATAAAAGGTTCTTTGGTCGACAGATTGACTCTTGATTCTAAACGCATAAAATCTATGGCTGAAGGAATTGAACAGATTATTCAATTAGATGACCCTATTGGTGAAGTAATGTGGATGAAAAAGAGACCTAATGATTTGGAGATAGGTAAAAAAATAGTACCACTTGGAGTTATTGGAATAATATATGAGGCAAGACCAAATGTTACGGTAGATGCTTTTGCTTTATGTTTTAAAACAGGAAATGCAGTAATCCTAAGAGGTGGTAAAGAAGCAATAAATTCTAATCTTAAGATTATTGAGATTATTAAAAATGCACTTGTCAGTGCAGATATGCCAAGTGATGCTGTATCACTTATAGAAGATACCAGCAGAGAGACAGCTACAAATATGATGAGACTCAATGAATATCTTGATGTCTTAATTCCTAGAGGTGGTGCAGGATTAATTCAAGCAGTTGTAAACAACAGCACTGTTCCTGTAATAGAAACAGGTGTAGGTAATTGCCATATCTTTGTTGATAAGGAAGCTAATCTAGAAATGGCAAAAGATATTCTTGTTAATGCAAAAACTCAAAGACCAGGAGTATGTAATGCATGTGAAAGCCTTGTGGTTCATGGTGATGTAGCAAAAGAATTTTTACCTATGGCTTGTAAGGCTCTAAGAGAACATAATGTAACTATTGTAGGGGATAATATTGCAAAATCTATAGTAACGGATATTGAAGAAGCTTCTGAAGAAGATTATAGAACAGAGTACTTGGATTACAAGATATCCGTAAAAGTAGTTAATGACATTGATGAAGCAATTAATCATATTAATAAAAATAATACTAAGCATTCAGAATCAATCATTACAGAAAACTATACTAATGCCAGAAGATTTTTGAATGAAATAGATGCCGCCGCAGTATATGTGAATGCATCTACCAGGTTCACAGATGGCTTTGAATTTGGTTTTGGTGCAGAGATAGGTATAAGTACACAAAAACTTCATGCAAGAGGTCCTATGGGGCTTAGAGAGCTTACAACTACCAAGTATGTGATCTATGGTAATGGACAAGTAAGAAATTGA
- the pelF gene encoding GT4 family glycosyltransferase PelF produces the protein MRICLITEGSYPYVIGGVSSWVNALIGNFPQHEFILYCIGAKEADRGKYLYDIHDNTTEIREIFLDEFLKEKGKYGKRYKINAMHTKIISDMLCGENIDWHEFFICIRNIGFKNVSEFFMSKSFFDIIKQVYDNKYAHMPFTEYFWTIRSMLLPLFNLLVQDIPKADIYHSVATGYAGIIASLGSALYNKPFLLTEHGIYSREREEEIIKADWVKGYLKDIWIDFFNLLGNCSYDCACKVVSLFEKNRQIEIDIGCDKEKTMIIHNGIDVNKYKDITQKQPDDEYINIGAIIRVVPIKDIKTMIEAFSYVKRQISNARFYIMGPIDEDPEYYEECQSLVDVLEVENIIFTGRVNIKDYLGKMDILVLTSISEGQPLAILEGLACKKPFVTTNVGSCKELLYGNDEDSYGLAGLVVPVMDYEEIGKAVVKLCINEELREQMGQNGYERVSNFYTHDMFIDQYDKLYNRLVEEWQE, from the coding sequence ATGAGGATATGTCTAATTACAGAGGGAAGTTATCCTTATGTTATAGGTGGAGTTTCATCGTGGGTCAATGCATTGATAGGTAATTTTCCACAGCATGAATTCATTCTTTATTGTATTGGTGCTAAAGAGGCAGATAGAGGTAAATATTTATATGATATTCATGATAATACTACAGAAATTAGAGAAATCTTTCTAGATGAATTTTTAAAAGAAAAAGGTAAGTATGGAAAAAGATATAAAATAAATGCTATGCATACGAAAATCATATCTGATATGTTATGTGGAGAAAATATTGATTGGCATGAATTTTTTATATGCATCAGGAATATAGGTTTCAAAAATGTATCAGAATTTTTTATGAGTAAGAGTTTTTTTGATATTATAAAACAGGTTTATGATAATAAATATGCTCATATGCCATTTACTGAATATTTTTGGACTATAAGATCAATGTTACTACCTTTGTTCAATCTACTTGTGCAAGATATACCAAAAGCTGATATCTACCATAGTGTTGCAACTGGTTATGCGGGTATCATTGCAAGTTTGGGAAGTGCTTTATATAATAAACCTTTTCTATTAACAGAACACGGCATTTATTCAAGGGAAAGGGAAGAAGAAATAATCAAGGCTGATTGGGTGAAAGGTTATCTAAAAGATATTTGGATTGATTTTTTCAATCTATTGGGTAACTGTTCTTATGATTGTGCTTGTAAAGTAGTTAGTTTGTTTGAAAAAAATAGACAGATTGAAATAGATATTGGTTGTGATAAAGAAAAAACAATGATTATTCATAATGGTATTGATGTAAATAAATATAAGGATATTACTCAAAAACAACCAGATGATGAATATATAAACATAGGAGCAATTATTAGGGTTGTACCTATAAAAGATATTAAGACAATGATAGAAGCGTTCTCTTATGTTAAAAGACAAATAAGTAATGCACGTTTCTATATTATGGGACCAATAGACGAAGATCCGGAATATTATGAGGAATGTCAGAGTTTAGTTGATGTACTTGAAGTTGAAAATATTATATTTACTGGCAGAGTTAATATAAAAGACTACCTTGGCAAGATGGACATTCTTGTATTAACCAGTATAAGTGAAGGGCAGCCTTTAGCTATACTTGAAGGCTTGGCATGTAAGAAACCATTTGTCACCACCAATGTAGGCAGCTGCAAAGAGCTTTTATATGGAAATGATGAGGATAGTTATGGATTAGCAGGATTGGTAGTGCCAGTAATGGATTATGAAGAGATTGGAAAAGCAGTTGTCAAACTATGTATTAATGAAGAACTTAGAGAACAAATGGGACAAAATGGATATGAACGGGTATCAAATTTTTATACCCATGATATGTTTATTGATCAGTATGATAAATTATATAATAGGTTGGTGGAAGAATGGCAGGAATAG
- a CDS encoding fibronectin type III domain-containing protein: protein MKIKRYIPFILLCVVFAISLFMLFNGDNYKDDSMSADNSELNKDSILSQEEVDSIKPPVPPSKLVIEEQVMGIRLSWESIQDVSAYEIKINDEQIVSTSTNEYIHEGIKPGVQYTYSIRSIDKYGIGKWSKSITGIPKKPEKIILSEKIEMDGSIMDWEGIDPLYSNEQIGITVVYDNDNMYMLVQGEQMQDGHCFYIDRDSNENTGYNQTGWIGTGVEFMLCDSTLYQYKGKGSDWLWDDIAEIDYFIGNNIAEFIIPLASMGISHVGDIRMGYSLGENTYIPDKSKEMFFVSQEILYDLSAIQPPVLLGKEITASKVIIRFQGVDKAEGYEIEVDNQIINLGEDNFYRHTGLEPGSRHTYRIRAKSSERNSLWSKKWVLQTKSMNPLPGKIKVDGKVNDWTYLYKELANDKLPSGIYTAWSNNSLGLLVVNPNMGNEDIIYIDSGNENSLGYKSLPWNYPKADYLIDGETISRYIGNGSDWKWSPIGEVSIVKTKEILEVKIDISLFDFKQPREIGLGFMIDDSNCIPAEGKDMIAGYKVLTDTAQQLYSPEHVEFFSGSRSIDVKWEPVYGAQKYEMEVNGKIISTSQKSEYKHIGLVPNTTYSYRIRAINDDVMSSWSKPFTRKTLADNVKINVDGRNEDWNELMLSAYDDKNNIKLYTLQDKKGLYFLIQGEKLNGESNIYLDIDGSSTGYNVLEWQQSGADYLLYDNYVSRYTGNGENWSWKDIGEANIISDSNMIEGYIDFQLLDNSNKNELKIGFINNDVIYLPSALQGMITANHVGAVYQDLETPSSLVVQPTIDYISLNWEGVKGATSYEIEINNKIISVDSTSYKDMDIQTGKEYSYRIRSKNSYTISGWSEKVTKKLIASEPHIKLDGLTTDWIGIEPVADNEIFSLYAYIDKYYLNIMVQEKEVSKENYIYIDVDNDNKTGYRNSNWADCGVDYVVINGYLHKYIGDGENWSFEYIREITGIKKDNVYEIKLVKGYIGMKNSDAIKLGYSDNVDKNIPKEGSEMVVVNKWE from the coding sequence TTGAAAATAAAAAGATATATTCCTTTTATTCTATTATGTGTAGTTTTTGCTATTTCTTTATTCATGTTATTCAATGGGGATAATTATAAGGATGATAGTATGAGTGCTGATAATAGTGAATTAAATAAAGATTCCATACTTTCACAGGAGGAAGTTGATTCTATTAAGCCTCCTGTACCACCTAGTAAGCTAGTAATTGAAGAGCAGGTTATGGGGATTAGATTGTCATGGGAATCTATTCAAGATGTATCAGCTTATGAGATTAAAATTAATGATGAACAAATTGTAAGTACAAGTACTAATGAATATATCCATGAAGGCATTAAGCCAGGTGTTCAGTATACATATAGTATAAGATCCATTGATAAATATGGTATTGGTAAGTGGAGCAAATCAATAACTGGCATACCAAAAAAGCCGGAAAAAATAATTCTCAGTGAAAAGATAGAGATGGATGGGTCTATAATGGATTGGGAAGGCATTGATCCTTTATATTCAAATGAACAGATAGGTATTACTGTTGTTTATGATAATGATAACATGTATATGTTGGTGCAAGGGGAACAAATGCAAGACGGACACTGTTTTTATATTGATCGTGATAGTAATGAGAATACAGGTTATAATCAAACTGGTTGGATAGGTACAGGCGTAGAATTTATGTTATGTGATTCTACATTATATCAGTATAAAGGAAAAGGCTCAGATTGGTTATGGGATGACATAGCAGAAATTGATTATTTTATAGGCAACAATATAGCAGAATTCATAATTCCACTTGCTAGTATGGGTATTTCTCATGTTGGAGATATAAGAATGGGATATTCACTTGGAGAGAATACTTATATACCTGATAAGAGCAAGGAAATGTTTTTTGTCAGTCAAGAGATCTTATATGATTTATCAGCTATACAGCCACCTGTCTTATTAGGTAAAGAAATCACAGCTTCCAAAGTTATAATCAGATTTCAAGGTGTGGACAAGGCTGAAGGGTATGAAATAGAAGTTGATAATCAGATTATTAATCTTGGAGAAGATAATTTTTATAGACATACAGGACTTGAGCCAGGAAGCCGTCATACATATCGTATAAGGGCAAAATCAAGTGAAAGAAATAGTCTATGGAGTAAGAAATGGGTGTTGCAAACAAAATCTATGAACCCTTTACCTGGGAAGATAAAGGTTGATGGAAAGGTCAATGATTGGACATATCTATATAAAGAATTGGCTAATGATAAACTACCTAGTGGTATTTATACTGCATGGAGTAATAATTCTCTTGGACTTTTAGTGGTTAATCCGAATATGGGTAATGAGGATATCATTTATATTGATAGTGGTAATGAAAATAGTCTTGGATACAAATCACTACCATGGAATTATCCTAAAGCAGATTATCTCATTGATGGAGAAACAATCAGTAGATATATAGGTAATGGTAGTGATTGGAAATGGTCTCCCATAGGAGAAGTGTCTATTGTTAAGACAAAAGAAATACTAGAAGTTAAAATAGACATATCACTATTTGATTTCAAACAACCTCGTGAGATTGGATTAGGTTTCATGATAGATGATAGTAACTGTATACCAGCTGAAGGAAAAGACATGATAGCAGGATATAAAGTATTAACAGATACTGCTCAACAGTTATATAGTCCAGAACATGTAGAGTTTTTTTCAGGGTCTAGAAGTATTGATGTGAAGTGGGAACCTGTTTATGGAGCACAAAAGTACGAAATGGAAGTTAATGGCAAGATAATTAGTACTAGTCAAAAAAGTGAATATAAACATATAGGATTAGTTCCAAATACTACGTATTCGTATAGAATAAGGGCTATTAATGATGATGTAATGAGTTCATGGAGTAAACCATTCACAAGGAAGACATTGGCTGACAATGTAAAGATTAATGTTGATGGTAGGAACGAAGATTGGAATGAACTTATGTTAAGTGCTTATGATGATAAAAATAACATAAAACTCTATACGTTACAAGATAAAAAAGGTTTGTACTTTCTTATACAAGGAGAGAAATTGAACGGTGAAAGCAATATTTATTTGGATATTGATGGAAGTAGTACTGGTTATAATGTATTAGAATGGCAACAGTCAGGCGCAGATTACTTGTTATATGATAACTATGTTTCAAGGTATACAGGTAATGGAGAAAATTGGTCTTGGAAAGATATTGGGGAAGCTAATATCATTTCAGATAGTAATATGATAGAAGGATATATAGATTTTCAGTTACTGGATAATAGCAATAAGAATGAATTAAAGATTGGGTTTATTAATAATGATGTCATATATTTGCCTTCAGCTTTACAAGGAATGATTACGGCTAATCATGTTGGGGCAGTATACCAAGATTTAGAAACACCTTCATCCCTAGTTGTTCAACCTACAATTGATTATATTTCCTTAAATTGGGAAGGGGTAAAAGGAGCTACTTCTTATGAGATTGAAATAAACAATAAAATTATTTCTGTTGATTCAACTAGCTATAAGGATATGGACATCCAAACAGGAAAAGAGTACTCATATCGTATTCGAAGCAAGAATTCTTATACAATTAGCGGTTGGAGTGAGAAAGTCACGAAGAAATTGATAGCTTCAGAACCACATATTAAACTTGATGGTTTAACAACTGATTGGATTGGTATAGAACCAGTTGCAGATAATGAAATATTTAGTTTGTATGCTTACATTGATAAGTACTATTTGAATATCATGGTACAGGAAAAAGAAGTGAGTAAGGAGAATTATATCTATATTGATGTGGACAATGATAATAAGACAGGATATAGGAATTCTAATTGGGCAGATTGTGGAGTAGATTATGTGGTGATTAACGGATATCTTCATAAGTATATAGGTGATGGGGAGAATTGGTCATTTGAATATATACGAGAGATAACTGGTATTAAAAAAGACAATGTCTATGAGATAAAATTGGTTAAAGGTTATATTGGTATGAAGAATTCTGATGCAATAAAATTAGGATATAGCGATAATGTAGATAAGAATATACCAAAAGAAGGTAGTGAGATGGTAGTCGTCAATAAGTGGGAATAA
- a CDS encoding DUF896 domain-containing protein: MEKKKIDRINELYKKNKIEGLTDEEKIEQSLLREEYLNAVRKNFKSTMNTIKLKDEKGNITPLKPKNKR; encoded by the coding sequence ATGGAAAAGAAAAAAATTGACCGTATAAATGAACTTTATAAAAAAAATAAAATCGAAGGACTTACTGATGAAGAAAAGATTGAACAATCACTCCTTAGAGAAGAGTATCTAAATGCTGTAAGAAAAAATTTCAAGAGTACTATGAATACAATAAAGCTAAAAGATGAAAAAGGCAATATTACTCCGTTAAAGCCTAAAAACAAGAGATGA
- the proB gene encoding glutamate 5-kinase, translating to MTVRERLKDKKKVIVKVGSSSLTYEETGEINYFRLERLIREITDLKNMGKDVILVTSGAIAVGTKTMNLPSRPNCLEEKQAVAAVGQANLMMIYQKIFSEYNQNVAQILITKNLIDQPVRRQNAQNTLNALLKMGAIPIVNENDTVATEEIVYGDNDTLSAIVSKLVRADLLILLSDIDGLYEEDPRKNNDAKLITEVSEITDDVQHMAGGAGSVVGTGGMATKIAAAKIATSNGIDMVIANASVDNVIEKIVYGEQVGTLFIAK from the coding sequence ATGACTGTACGAGAAAGATTGAAAGACAAGAAAAAGGTAATAGTTAAAGTTGGGTCATCATCATTAACTTATGAAGAAACAGGTGAAATAAATTATTTTAGATTGGAAAGATTGATTAGAGAGATAACTGATCTAAAAAACATGGGAAAAGATGTAATACTGGTTACATCAGGTGCTATTGCTGTAGGAACTAAAACAATGAATTTACCTAGCAGACCTAATTGCTTAGAGGAAAAACAAGCTGTAGCAGCAGTAGGACAGGCTAATTTGATGATGATCTATCAGAAGATATTTAGTGAATATAATCAAAATGTAGCTCAGATTCTTATAACTAAAAATCTAATTGACCAACCTGTTAGAAGACAAAACGCACAAAACACACTTAATGCGTTATTAAAAATGGGTGCAATCCCTATTGTCAATGAAAATGATACTGTAGCTACAGAAGAGATTGTTTATGGAGATAATGATACATTATCAGCTATCGTGAGTAAGCTTGTAAGGGCTGATTTATTAATCTTATTATCTGATATTGATGGGTTATATGAAGAAGACCCAAGAAAGAATAATGATGCCAAACTTATTACTGAAGTATCCGAGATAACAGACGATGTACAGCATATGGCAGGTGGTGCAGGTTCAGTTGTTGGAACAGGCGGTATGGCTACCAAAATAGCTGCTGCTAAGATAGCTACAAGCAATGGAATAGATATGGTTATAGCTAATGCCAGTGTTGATAATGTTATTGAAAAAATAGTATATGGAGAACAGGTAGGTACATTATTTATAGCAAAATAA
- a CDS encoding carboxypeptidase M32 — protein MDIKTAISKLNEADDKLHAIEHALALIQWDAATGAPKNSVEGRAKTLSILTGEYYKTLVNDELNELLSLLEDNKNELEYVTLRKAEEFRNEYDKIAKIPVEIVTEYTEVQAKASAAWEDAKIKSDFSIFAPHLEKVIEFSKKFIEYRGYTKHPYNTLLDDYEKGLTTDDLDEFFSELKNSIVPLVARIKESKVTINDDFIKKTYPTKEQEALNKKLLKSLGFNMDSGMMAESQHPFTTNFNRNDVRITTHYFENNLLPALFSTLHEGGHAIYEQNIGEELNFTSLGTGTSMGIHESQSRFFENIVGRSHSYIEYLYPIIKEAFPEHFKDVTSEDLYEAANKSELSLVRTDADELTYSLHIMIRYEIEKLLFENKILVSDLPEIWNKKYEEYMGLTPQNDAEGILQDVHWSEGLFGYFPSYALGNAYASQFANKMKETIDFEKDLKQGNLENIREWLKENVHKYGKLLTPSEIIEKATGEPLNAKYFIDYLEDKYSKIYDL, from the coding sequence ATGGATATTAAAACAGCCATTAGTAAACTTAATGAAGCTGATGACAAACTACACGCTATTGAGCATGCACTTGCTCTTATACAATGGGATGCTGCAACTGGAGCACCAAAAAACAGTGTTGAAGGAAGAGCTAAAACTTTATCTATATTAACAGGTGAATACTATAAAACTCTTGTAAATGATGAATTAAATGAACTTCTATCTCTATTAGAGGATAATAAAAATGAACTTGAGTATGTAACACTTCGTAAAGCAGAAGAGTTTCGTAATGAATATGACAAAATAGCAAAAATACCTGTTGAGATAGTTACAGAATATACAGAAGTCCAAGCTAAAGCTAGTGCTGCTTGGGAAGACGCTAAAATTAAAAGTGATTTTTCTATATTTGCTCCACATCTTGAAAAAGTTATTGAATTCAGTAAGAAATTTATTGAATACAGAGGTTACACTAAACACCCTTACAATACTTTATTAGACGATTATGAAAAAGGATTGACCACTGATGATTTAGATGAATTCTTTAGTGAACTCAAGAATTCTATTGTACCTCTAGTTGCTAGAATCAAAGAATCAAAAGTTACAATCAACGATGATTTTATAAAGAAAACATACCCAACCAAAGAACAAGAAGCACTTAATAAAAAATTATTGAAATCACTAGGATTCAATATGGATTCTGGTATGATGGCTGAAAGTCAACATCCATTTACTACTAATTTCAATAGAAATGATGTTAGGATAACAACTCATTACTTTGAAAATAATCTTTTACCAGCACTGTTTAGTACATTACATGAAGGTGGTCATGCCATATATGAACAGAATATTGGTGAAGAATTGAATTTCACATCACTTGGTACTGGTACTTCCATGGGTATACATGAATCTCAGTCTCGTTTTTTTGAAAATATAGTTGGAAGATCTCACTCTTACATAGAATATCTATATCCAATTATAAAAGAGGCTTTTCCAGAACATTTTAAAGATGTTACCTCTGAAGACCTTTATGAAGCCGCTAATAAATCTGAGCTTTCTTTAGTCAGAACTGATGCAGACGAACTTACTTATTCACTTCATATTATGATTAGATATGAAATAGAAAAATTACTATTTGAGAATAAGATACTAGTAAGTGATTTACCAGAAATATGGAATAAGAAATATGAAGAATATATGGGATTAACTCCACAAAATGATGCTGAAGGTATTTTGCAGGATGTGCATTGGTCAGAAGGACTATTCGGCTATTTCCCATCATATGCACTTGGTAATGCTTATGCTTCTCAATTTGCCAATAAGATGAAGGAAACAATAGATTTTGAAAAAGACCTTAAGCAAGGTAATTTAGAAAATATCAGAGAATGGTTAAAAGAAAACGTCCATAAATATGGAAAATTATTAACTCCAAGTGAGATAATAGAAAAAGCAACTGGAGAACCACTTAATGCCAAGTATTTTATTGATTATCTAGAAGATAAATACAGCAAAATCTACGATCTATAA
- a CDS encoding DUF1292 domain-containing protein, giving the protein MNKENNHDCNCNHDNTSKHEDCHCHDHEDDCCNHEHEHHHETITLTLDNDENIECLVLGVFEANEKEYIALLPEDEDDVLLYRYSSSNDEDVELANIEDDDEFDIVSKTFMHLIEEEDSNEDDE; this is encoded by the coding sequence ATGAATAAAGAAAATAACCATGATTGTAATTGTAACCATGACAATACTTCAAAACATGAAGATTGCCATTGCCATGACCACGAAGATGATTGTTGTAACCACGAACATGAACACCACCATGAGACTATAACATTAACTTTGGATAATGACGAAAATATTGAATGTCTAGTATTAGGTGTCTTTGAAGCAAATGAAAAAGAATATATTGCTTTACTTCCAGAAGACGAAGATGACGTTCTACTTTATAGATATTCTTCCTCAAACGACGAAGACGTTGAACTTGCAAACATTGAAGATGACGATGAATTTGATATAGTATCCAAGACATTTATGCATTTGATTGAAGAAGAAGATAGCAATGAGGACGATGAATAA